A single region of the Bos mutus isolate GX-2022 chromosome 17, NWIPB_WYAK_1.1, whole genome shotgun sequence genome encodes:
- the FGB gene encoding fibrinogen beta chain isoform X2 — MDCSTPGSSVHGDSPSKNTGGQDDRPKVGLDARGHRPYDKKKEEAPSLRPVPPPISGGGYRARPATATVGQKKVERKPPDADGCLHADPDLGVLCPTGCKLQDTLVRQERPIRKSIEDLRNTVESVSRTSSSTFQYITLLKNMWKGRQNQVQDNENVVNEYSSHLEKHQLYIDETVKNNIPTKLRVLRSILENLRSKIQKLESDVSTQMEYCRTPCTVTCNIPVVSGKECEEIIRNGGETSEMYLIQPEDSSKPYRVYCDMKTEKGGWTVIQNRQDGSVDFGRKWDPYKQGFGNIATNAEGKKYCGVPGEYWLGNDRISQLTNMGPTKLLIEMEDWKGDKVTALYEGFTVQNEANKYQLSVSKYKGTAGNALIEGASQLVGENRTMTIHNSMFFSTYDRDNDGWKTTDPRKQCSKEDGGGWWYNRCHAANPNGRYYWGGAYTWDMAKHGTDDGVVWMNWQGSWYSMKKMSMKIRPYFPEQ, encoded by the exons GGACAAGATGACAGACCTAAG GTAGGTTTGGATGCCCGCGGTCATCGGCCCTATgacaagaagaaggaagaggcccCCAGCCTGAGACCTGTGCCCCCTCCCATCAGCGGAGGTGGCTATCGGGCTCGTCCCGCCACAGCAACTGTGGGCCAGAAGAAAGTGGAGAGAAAGCCCCCTGACGCTGATGGCTGCCTGCATGCGGACCCGGATCTG GGTGTGTTGTGTCCTACAGGATGTAAGTTGCAAGATACTTTGGTAAGACAGGAGAGACCAATCCGAAAGAGTATAGAAGATTTACGTAATACTGTGGAGTCTGTTTCCCGGACCTCGTCTTCCACCTTTCAATATATAACTCTGCTAAAAAACATGTGGAAAGGAAGGCAGAATCAAGTACAAG ATAATGAAAACGTAGTAAACGAGTACTCCTCACATCTGGAAAAGCACCAGTTATATATAGATGAGACTGTGAAGAATAATATCCCAACTAAGCTTCGTGTGCTCCGTTCAATTCTGGAGAATTTGAGaagcaaaatacaaaaattagAATCGGATGTCTCAACTCAGATGGAATACTGCCGCACCCCGTGTACTGTTACTTGCAATATTCCTGTGGTGTCTGGCAAAG AATGTGAGGAAATCATCAGGAATGGAGGTGAAACATCTGAAATGTACCTCATTCAGCCTGAGGATTCTAGCAAACCATATAGAGTATACTGTGATATGAAAACGGAAAAAGGAG GATGGACAGTAATTCAGAACCGTCAAGATGGTAGTGTTGACTTTGGCAGGAAATGGGATCCATATAAACAAGGATTTGGAAATATTGCAACCAATGCAGAAGGGAAGAAATACTGTGGTGTACCAG gtGAGTATTGGCTTGGAAATGACAGAATTAGCCAGCTTACCAATATGGGACCCACAAAGCTTTTGATTGAAATGGAGGACTGGAAAGGCGATAAGGTGACGGCACTCTACGAAGGATTTACTGTACAGAATGAGGCCAACAAATATCAACTGTCAGTGAGCAAATACAAAGGAACAGCTGGCAATGCCCTCATAGAAGGGGCTTCTCAACTGGTGGGAGAAAACCGGACCATGACCATCCACAACAGCATGTTCTTCAGCACGTACGACAGAGACAACGACGGCTG GAAAACTACAGATCCCAGAAAGCAGTGTTCTAAAGAAGATGGTGGTGGATGGTGGTATAACCGATGTCATGCAGCCAATCCCAATGGCAGATACTACTGGGGTGGAGCGTACACCTGGGACATGGCAAAGCACGGCACAGACGATGGAGTGGTGTGGATGAACTGGCAGGGCTCCTGGTACTCAATGAAGAAGATGTCCATGAAGATCAGGCCTTACTTCCCAGAGCAATAG